One genomic region from Bacillus rossius redtenbacheri isolate Brsri chromosome 6, Brsri_v3, whole genome shotgun sequence encodes:
- the LOC134533406 gene encoding uncharacterized protein LOC134533406 yields MVYKDIHNVPRNHLRYVCWTAYLLRYHGKSGHVEPVPLPGAPFSHYYAQELTDEGIIMETDVTVKELREAGCPFLTDKGQLKVQVEWGECYLLFQSTYHKYDDVCRIHNYQMRKEIAALQAENYSLERQLFSYQKSIAFAHSRGTYSNDLAAFDGRGEGEEDDEEEEEPYFEERAYSLGDRSLSTDTDPPQARFSFTALLDALAQFVCSLGSFATRAAKAGRRKAYM; encoded by the exons GTACGTGTGCTGGACGGCGTACCTGCTGCGCTACCACGGCAAATCCGGCCACGTGGAGCCGGTGCCGCTACCCGGGGCGCCCTTCAGCCACTACTACGCGCAGGAGCTCACCGACGAGGGCATCATCATGGAGACTGACGTCACGGTCAAGGAG CTCCGAGAAGCAGGCTGCCCGTTCCTCACCGACAAAGGACAGCTGAAGGTGCAGGTGGAGTGGGGGGAGTGCTACCTGCTCTTCCAGTCCACGTACCACAAGTACGATGACGTGTGCAGGATACACAACTATCAGATGAG GAAGGAGATCGCGGCGCTGCAGGCGGAGAACTACAGCCTGGAGCGCCAGCTGTTCAGCTACCAGAAGAGCATCGCGTTCGCGCACTCGCGCGGCACCTACTCCAACGACCTGGCCGCCTTCGACGGCCGGGGGGAGGGCGAGGAGgacgacgaggaggaggaggagccgTACTTCGAGGAGCGCGCATACTCGCTGGGCGACCGCAGCCTCTCCACCGACACGGA CCCCCCCCAGGCGCGCTTCTCCTTCACGGCGCTGCTGGACGCGCTCGCGCAGTTCGTCTGCTCGCTGGGCAGCTTCGCGACGCGCGCCGCCAAGGCCGGCCGCCGCAAGGCCTACATGTAG